The genomic segment aagggggggggggggggggggaagggactGAGTTCTAGGCAGTGTGCTGGTTGGGCCCCGGGATCAGGAGCGAATCGATTTTTCACAGCCAACCAAGCCACCCATCCGGATCCGGGATTGCCGGATATTTCGCAGTCTCCTTTCTTCACTGCTCCAGCACACAAAGGATGCGAATGGAGCGTACCAggagtagcaccaccaccaccaccaccaccatcaccaccagcaaataTTAACTATTGAGCCTGCAAATGGATTCGTGTGTGCTTTTGGGGCCGGTCCAGTGTTCCGAAACGGGATTTCCATATTCCAGCCCCTCACCCAGCTCACCCAGGCATCCTCGGCATGTTATCCCTGTTGTTCTCGGGCGAACAGGAGCTGTTTGCTCGTTCGGTCGAATGTCAAACcacgccacaaaacacaccgacaccatTGCAAACACCATCCCGTCCCTTCTCTCTGGgatcccaaaacaaaaaacaaaaaaccaagaCAAACATAGACAAACATAGACTATCTAAGGGTGTGTTTGCCGGGCCAAAtcactgtgtgcgtgcgtgggcgTGTGGGGTGTACGCTAGCAAACCAATCAACCTAGCacggttgcggtttgttttggccattttttttttaccaaccCAGCATCCTTGTCCCCACCCACTTGGGCTCATCACCTCTCGCCACAGCCAATGATCGATGAGATGATCCAAACAGCCAGTGGGGGGACGGTCAGGCGGAgtagcattagcagcagcagcagcaagcagctgtTCTGATCCATTTTAGCGCTGCTTTTGTAGTGTGACGCGGCCGGCCAGGTGATTGGGAAAGGCAAAGTCGTAAATGGATCATTTCGGGcggtacagcaacagcagtagatAAGCAGCAGGTTAGCAGCTCGTTGCACACTGAAAGTCTCCATTGAAAATGTCGCGTGACAGTCAAGTGGTAAGTGGACAGATGGCTGATAAGGTGTCAGGTCATCATCAGGAGGATGGCGATTTAGCATCCGTGTGGTGGATTCGTAGAAGATTCGGAAACCCCCTAGGCCCTCggtcatctctctctctctctctctctctgtctttctttctgtctcgAGTTGCAATAGCCACAGCAGCGCATCGGTTTTACAAACACGGCTCCACACGGCTGCAGCTTCAATTTCTTTCAGATCCTTAGCTCCTTCCCTTTGGCGACTGTCACCAGGAGGACCTTAATCACGGCCAGCGCACCAGTTGCGCGACCAAcggtttcctcctcctcctcgtctcGTCGTGGGCCGGTACGACCTTTGTTGACGGCAGGTACCAGGTTGCCGGAGCATTTCCGGTGtgccggaaaagcggaaacacGCCATCTAATGCGAATCGGTTCTAGGGGCTTTTTGCTGGGAAGACTAAGAgtcaagcgaagcgaaagaatgataaagaaagagcaagagagagagagagagagcaagagagaaagagagagagcgtgtgacaaagtttatttttcatttcaacccCTCAACTTctctattttattttcattttcttcctccctcaCGGACGGAGTGAGCTGCtggaagcaaacaatcgaccGGCCGAGCGGACATGCTCTTCGTCTGCTTCCTGCGCTAGGGTCCTGTGTCTCGGGATGACAAGCCGGATGTCCGGGAATTGGATGGGCAAgagcgtgagcgagcgagagagagagagagagagagaattgttTCAGAAAACTTTTAACCTTTGACCAACgttttgctcccttttcccGTTCGATCCTCTTCCCTGCCCGACACACGGGCATTCCTTGCGTTCCTTCGATTTGATCTCCGGGTCGCGGACGTGCCCCGGCATCCCAGGACAATAGCcaggtagccagccagccagcttgccTCGGTTTCGGGCCATCCCGGGCCGTCCATCGCCGTATAGGCCTCGCAATTACTGTTGAACGAACCCTACCCTTCCTCGCCTCGCCCTTTTGCGTCCGAAAATGGGGCAGCGCACTCGTACTCCGGGGGAATCATAAAAGGACACGATCGTGGGAtgggaaaaagtggaaaatattttcaaccGAAAACCCAACCTCCGGTTTTCCTCCTGTTCCTCTAAACCCTTACTGATCGTCTTCCGGTCTGCCGCTTCCGAACCAGGCTACCGGGCAAAAGGAATGGTAGGGGTTTTGCTACCACTAATTCCTTTTGTGCGTTCGGATGTTGTTGGTcgtggccgttgccgttgtgttGCAGGTGTACTACCTGGAAGCGCTTTTCTCTATTGTACGTCGAATGTCACCAGCTCCCCTCAAAGCAgctttgaaagaaaaaaaaaatagaggaTGCAGGAACCTACACCGTCAGTCCGGAGTAATaagcgtggcagcagcagcgcatttgGTATGAAATCGTCATCAAAATCGGTGACAAGCAAGCCCGAATACAgcaagcaaggaaggaaggaagaagatttaaaaaaccagaagaagaaaaggaaaaagaagatgatgaggacgaaACACGCACCAATGAGCACCACCAATGACCGGTTGGCGCAATGAAAAGGGAATCCCGACCCAACCGCCTCCATCCTCCACCGTTATCGTACCAGATTGAATCCTTGAGCCTACTCCTcctcaccaccgaccaccaccgatgggcgATCCCTCGCTCCCAACAGTTGAAGGGACGAAGTATCCGCGTTACAGCAGCCTGCCAGGTTGGTGCCCGGGGGACGGGGGgaggtttgtggaaaacttttgcgaGCACAAAACTGCCCCGAGGGACGAAACTGAGGGAAGGGAGTAGTAGTGGACGACATTGGAAAGCTGTTGTTACggattttcgctttcattcattttcaccatcacACCCGTGTTCATGCCAGTTCCATTGTGCACTGTATCggtgtatgtgggtgtgtgtgtgtgtgtgtgtgtgtgggggacGCCTATTcgtgcctgtgtttgtggaCACCGTGGTCCAgtatttggggggggggggggggggggggcattccGCGTCGCTTGCCTCGCTTGTTCACGGTTCTTTGTTCGCGTCCTcctcctgttgttgttgttgttgttgttgttgtgcagctGATGAAGCCTCATCCATTTGGCCAAGGGTCCTCGTCGGTGCGCGTGCTGCCCCTCGCTTGTCCCCGTGCCCCTTTCCCGGGCCCATTTTTTCGCTCGCGCGGAGAGGAGCAAGCGTTTTACGCAAGGCAACAACGAAAGAGACGCTTTTTTGCAGCAACCCCCTTCGAGCGCAGAGCAGTGcgtatgagtgtgtgtgtgtgtgtgtgggggggggggtatgtgGGAGtgtagaaggagaaggatacACAAGGCCTGGGCCGTGGCCACGGCCGGCTTGCTTTCTATTGTAccctcccgttcccgttggtTGCGTTTGAATCCCGTGCTTCCAGTCGCTTCCAGGAAAGCAAAACTGCCGCCAtaccaaaaagcgaaaaaaagaaacgcgcAAATTCACATCCCAGGGGACAAGAAAAGTTCCCGTCCTTCCTTCGCGCACCACCCCCATCCCTGCCCAGGCAGAACACAAGCTGCCAgctaggttttttttgttgctactgctgctggatggctgCTTTAACGTTGAACCGGATTCCCTGTTTAGCGACAAGCGTCTGTTTGCTAGGGCGGCAGAAAGCACCATTTCCCATCCGTTTCTATTTCTAcaaaccccttccccccaccctcACGCCATTTCcttcctggtggtgctggtgggaaaTTGCAGTCCCGTCCCGCTTGAGCACTTCCTTTGGCTGTAGCGTTAGTTTGTGGCGGCAAAGCATCTGAAACGGAATCCATGCAAATCTCCTGCTCCTGTCGCCTGCTTTGAGAAATAAGGATGGGAGCGTgtggaaaggaggaaaggatAGGGAAGGATGGACCGTGGCGCGCGAATCTCACGGCCAACAGGAACGCGCGGCTGCACCGAGACTGTCaggttgatgatggcgatggcgacgacaagGAGCGACGGATCaaccaacgaggacgacgacgacgacgacgagaacgatcgCTCGAGTTCGGCTTCCGGTTTCGGCTTACACGAACACTCTCCcacgctccctctctctcggtgctCTCTTCCTGTCATTAAAGGAGAAGTTTCCCAGCGAGAAATAAGCcaaataaagagagaaagagagcggaagCGAAACACGCTCGGCATTTCCTTGCTCGATTCAGCCAGGACACGACCCACGGCGAAAAGGATATTCTGCCGGTGAATGGAATCCTTAAATGTCCTTTTTCGGATTTGGTGACCCTCGCCCCAGAGGGCGCTCTGTAGCGGCGGTGGTTAGTTCCTGTGCCGGACACAACGATTCAGTTCGGTAGCAGCTACCTCTGAAATAACTCCTTGAGGACATCCTTGATCCTGCGGGGGGAGGCTGAAATATTTCACAGCTAGCGAGCGCGATGTGAAACTATGTAGCTATAGAGACAGAAATCTGCCTCACATCCTTGAAGGGCAGATGGAATCTTTCGAAATCATTTGAAATGAGCAATTAATGTAGATGTAGATCATGGATTCAACTGTAACTCTAACGATTTAAACAGCTAAAGTGTTGGTGGATGTAAGAAAAGatataatgataataatgatataatttcgaaataataataatgtcgTCGTTGGGTTGGCAGGAATTGTTCCATATCGATTGAATAATCGTCAGGAAAACCAACAGTTCTAACTCTAGATTTGTTTTCTAGCGCTACGTTACATTTTCGGTCGCTAAAAAAATACCTTTTCCTCGTCCTGCCAGTTGGCCAACAAAGAGTAGACGGGCGTCTCAGCTCAGCCCGTGGAAAGCTCATCAGGCAGCTGACGcggaaaacgaggaaacgGTTTAGTGTATTTCCTGTTGTGGCTGCGCTATTAGATTATGCCTCTCAAAGCAATCTACCTGGGGAGCTTCCACGTAAACTCGGCGACGAGGATTACGCTCAATAGAGGGCCCAGAAGCTAAATCGAAATCAACAAACCGATAGCTTCCATTCCGATGCTTCCGCAGCGTCCTAAAAGAAGCGCGCCCTCTGCGACGAGTGGCTAAAAGCACAGTTTGTTCTCAATATTTTCATTGGCTTACAACACGAACGTCGGTATTTTCCGGTTGAAATACTTTTATTATTCACCCCCGTCCCTAGtattctctatctctctttctctctctttctctctctctctctctttctttctttcttattAAGCTAATCGCTCGCTAGTGAACTACCGAACGGACGGGTGCGGTCTTCAGGAGGGGTAAGTTTGAACTTGAATAAATATACAAAAGACcggtgtgtgagagagagagcgagagactgGCAGAGGAAGGGCAGAGAGACACCGACACAGTGAGTGACTGCGTCCGCTAGTACCCAACAAACCCAACATGGTGAGGTGCATTCGCCACGCTTCCTCACCACGACACGAAGGAATCGGAGCGGAATGCCTTAAGAGCTAAAATCTAGTGCTGACCGCCAGCCTCGAGAGCAGGAGCGCTCGAGGAAGGCTGGTGTCCGGCTAATGCAATGTTGGCCCGTAACAATTAGTAGCACCTTACCTGCGGCCGCTGTTTACTTGTCTATGATTACGTCTACTGGAAATGATGGAGCAATGAAATCTTCGCCGCTCGAGCGGCCGCGCTCGTGAGtattctccttcttcttgttcttcttctggaCACGTGAGCAACTTGAGCAACTTGGAGTCATCGATGAATcgatgtggtgatggtggagggcTGCGATAGTCTGTGCACGGAGTAGGTTACGGTACGGTACCCTCAGCTAGCATTTACGCGTCTAGCCCACGACGATCTTGCTGTAATCGGATTCTGAAACGAAgccacgaaagagagagagagagagggggggagagTGGACATTAGTAATGGGCTAGTCTAGCAGCTACgagctacaaaaaaaaacaggaaacgtTCTACACAACTATAACTCTCTATTGCgctaatctttttttttctaggcGAGCGAGGTTAGTTAAAGGGTTAAGGCGTACTAGGGAGAAGTTTGTCATGCGTGTCATGCGTCATGCTGTAATGGTGGCGTTTCAGTTACCTTTGTGTTTTGTCGGACGATCGATCCATGGTGTGCAAGGTCGGGTTTTTTCGTGGTGGAAGAAGGATATGGGAGgatgaaagggaaaagggatgaGAGTCCTTGACcgtgtcgtcatcgtcgtcgtcattggtCGTCATTCGACTCATCGCAATCGGTGGGTCACGTTCTACgtcacggtgctggtgctggtgctggtgggagCGGATTGTGCCTCAACACCCGAGGATTGCGCCTCGGAGTCGGTGTGATCGTCCACGTGGTCGTCGTCAGAGCGTCGCTTGTGGTGTAGGTGCGTCTGCGAGGGGTCTGCAATCTCGTACGTCAGCGACTTCTGGACCTCGATGCCGTTGCCAAGGTGCTTCGTCAACTCGCCCAACACCAGCTCGTCCGCCGGCGGTCCCGGGCGCGGTGGCACCAGCTCGTACGACACCGATGCCTGCAGTTTCGAGCGTGGACTCGgataggaggaggaggaggaagaggagggatCACCGTGGCCAGCGTGCTTCAGGCTCATCGAGCGGTAGATGTCGTACGAGCTCGGGAAGGCCGGTTCCGCTGGTTCCGCCGGCGCACCGAACGAGGTGGTGATCGAGTGGGTGACCGAGTGGGGCGGTAGGTAGCCGTGCTTCATCGGTTTGAACGGTGGCGGATGCGAGTCGGACGGGATTTCGTACTGGGCGATCACCTTCTTCGGCCCGTGACCGTGGCTCGGTATCTTCTGGTTCAGTATCTCTCGCAGTACGTCCGACGCTTCCACCGGTGACGAGTGGCCATGCTCGTGCTCGTACGATCCGTAGGGGTGGTGCGCTGCTAAGCAAAAATTTACACAGTTGCCAGTCGTCAGTATGGAAGGTGTGTACGTGTTGCGGTGCGCGTAGGGAGATCTCTAGTCCAGTTTTCTCAAGTCCTTTCAAGTTGTCCAAGGTCAAAACCCGAAAGGTAACAATAAAACCTGCCCTGTgaggtgtgtgtttctgtatTGCCCAATCCTTCAAGGCCCATTAATATCCGATTGCAACAGGTTGGCCGCCGGGAGAAGTGATCATTGCCACGTCATCGCCCGTACTAGTGATTAACGCACCAGACCGTCATCATGACATGACCAAAGTGCCAAGTCTCTTCGATCaaagtgaacgaaacgaaagtcgGTCTAATTATAGGGCAAGGTGTCGTTCGGCCAAACAGCCGGTTCGACCTATTGGCAACACGAAAGGCGTCACGCCACAATCCTTTCACCGACTTTGCCCGAGCAGAGAGAACCGGACTgggtctgcctgcctgcctgcctgcgcaACCGAGTGCGATAGAGTGCGTTCCACTCCATCGCCGACGGCCATCGGCGCGACGGATGGTACGGTTCAGTGGCCACACCATTTGGACCATTTGCAACAGATGCTAACCCCGGTTGCTTAAAGTACCAGGCACGCAGGTCAACGCTGGTATTCCGGATCATCACCTCAGCGCCTAGCATCACCTAGACGACAAAATCAAACagtcgcgttgttgttgttgttgatgcaacAGTTGCAAACGATTAGCCAGCACACACCGCGCACCATGCTCCACACTAACCACAGGTTACACTCCCCGGTTGGATAAAATTggattttcattaaaatcgaCTTAACAACCATTACGCCATCGCGGTGCGGGGTTAATGATTGATTTGGCTAATTGAGGTATGCGTGCAGCACGGTCCATTGgttctcccggggggggggggggtaaactttttttctcttcccccATTTTGATGCCCATTTCATTCTGGTGTACTGATTGAATTATGAGGTGCTGGTGATGTGTcggctgcaaaaaaaaaaacgcttgcCTACACCAACCTTCAACAACCACAGAGCCACCTTGTCCGGCACGACCACGTGGTCACACAATATGGTTAGCTCCCTGGGGGTGGGTGGAGTACCAAACGCAAGGATTATCCGCCACAGGTCGGAAGAAAAAATAAGGATTGTCACGGTGTTCCGGCGTGACCCGTATTGTCCCAGTTGAAGAGGGTCACAGGTACAACGAGTGAGCGGTGGTAGTTTAatgaatttcatttaatttttttgccAATATTCTTCCcgctgcactgctgcactcAACTATGAGCCGGAGGGTGCCCAAATGGCGCGTAAATAATGTCATTTCGACCActaacacccccccccccccccccccgggaggatgGGATGGGAGCGATAATGCAATAGCATTATCGCTCCAGCGGAACGGTTGTCATATTCAATTACACCAAAAAGCCTCGTGAGGTTGAGGACTGGTTACCGGATGCTGTGGAGTAAGGGTGGgagaggggtggtgggggatAAAACACCTgcaaagccccccccccccccccgggggaatgcTTACCATCGGACGAGTGACCGTACTTGCCACCACTGTAACCACCGTGGCCGTGATGCTCCAGCTCGGTGCCGTACGAGTTAAGCGACGGTTTGTGCGAGCTCTTGGCGGGCGGGATGTAGGACGGACCGGATGGGCCACTGGAACCGTGTGAATCGTGTCCGTAGCTGCTCGGACCCTCGTAGCTGGTGTAACCtgtgggaaaaaaaagaaaaaaacgggacgcACATCGAAACATTAGAAATCGTTCGCTCAATCGCAACTCCTTCAACGATCTGCTGCTTCCTCTCCTGTTCCTCTATAATTTTTCtgactcacgcacgcacaaacaacccgtaaaaatcaatcgatttcattatctagcagtggtggtgtgtggtcaCCCTGCCCTGCGACCGGACACGATTGTCCGGATTTATGAGTGGAGGGCAACTAATCGAAAAAACGGTCAACCACAAAAGggcgtctctccctctcgctcgctcgcgttggTTCTTCCAGTCTCAAAGAAGATTTTCAGGTCACCCGCGGGACAGGATGGTTGACGATGGCACGCAACAGATTATGGGGCTCCGGCCGTCCAGCTGACAGCTACCGGATGGTACATGGCGTGCGCAGAgaccaccacaaaaaaaaaaagaacgaccCCCGATCAAAGCTATCGCTCACTTCTCCACCGACCCTCCGGAAGGATGGTTGCGGTGTGAGGCGTATCATGCCGACGGACAAATACAAATAATGGTGCCAATGGACGGTCGGTAAGCTAGTTGGATATATCCGGTTTCCAAACTCCGGACCCTGGCATTAGCTTTGTGCCAGATTACCCAGTGAGGGTATGTGTGTACGCCgccgggggaggggatggaTTTTTCCTTCAACCGCGCTGGGTTGTGGCGACAAATCAAGTCAAGATGGGCACCGACCGGCCCGCTCTcgtctggctggccggttcaTCCCTTCCCACCTCGCCGCCGATGGGGAAGGAGAACATTTCCCCATTCACAAAACCGCAACCAACGGACAGCCAGCGGAAGGAACGGATGTTGAGagcaaaagggaaggaagaaatcGTTTTGTATTTATCTTGCGCCGCTGATAGTTCGCTACACCCccgttgatttgattttttcctACACCCTCCACCTTCGAAGCGAGGGGAGCGGGCGAGTGGAAGTGACAGGGGGTGCGGGTTCAGATGGGAGACGAATGGTGACATCTTACGGCTTACGGCACAACGCACGGGCGCTATTTtcgatttccctttttttctctctctctctctctctctctctctctcctgttgttgctgttgttgatgatgatgtttttgttATTGGGGCAATACTTTTTTCTCGCTATTTTCCCTGACTGTCACTCGTCACCCATCAAGCCTTATTCTCtccgtgtgcgtgtctgtgggCATCCATTTTGTGGTTGACTGGCATTTAGAGCGGCGACAGTGGCGAGCAGTTGCAAGGAGGAAGGCGATTTAAAAACCCTTGGCTCGCT from the Anopheles aquasalis chromosome X, idAnoAquaMG_Q_19, whole genome shotgun sequence genome contains:
- the LOC126569215 gene encoding hornerin — protein: MKIVAVMLLVALLALAARARPSTGKLDPSDLADIALVEEDVARIKRSGLGSGSGSFDLLGGLKKTILSGIGSASASLVAGSSSSSLSSGSGHGSSGGSSSGHSSAGYGSSGHSYDKPHEESHFDGWSLKKSILNTLFQAVKAITGGVTAIKGQLIKGSGYLVSGAGKLIASGGDAVTGVGKKIALSAHLIPPKHGSSSSHPFTKLLSSSSSGLTATLSHSSSPSSHHSGEQHHSGESYTSYEGPSSYGHDSHGSSGPSGPSYIPPAKSSHKPSLNSYGTELEHHGHGGYSGGKYGHSSDAHHPYGSYEHEHGHSSPVEASDVLREILNQKIPSHGHGPKKVIAQYEIPSDSHPPPFKPMKHGYLPPHSVTHSITTSFGAPAEPAEPAFPSSYDIYRSMSLKHAGHGDPSSSSSSSYPSPRSKLQASVSYELVPPRPGPPADELVLGELTKHLGNGIEVQKSLTYEIADPSQTHLHHKRRSDDDHVDDHTDSEAQSSGVEAQSAPTSTSTSTVT